A window of Mucilaginibacter paludis DSM 18603 contains these coding sequences:
- a CDS encoding SusC/RagA family TonB-linked outer membrane protein, with amino-acid sequence MKKIVYLIFIFLVSFNASLLAQNSSKITITGTVMDEQGKELPGVTIFLKANPKTGTTSDMDGRFRIANIDKNSTIVFTMISYERYELTPGASKEKVKIVLKEKITSFNEVQVVSLGTQRKITTTGAVSTINVKDLQVPATSLSNMLGGRVPGIVSVTRSGEPGNDFSEFWIRGISTFGASSSALILIDGVEGNLNNVDPSDIESFSVLKDASATAVYGIRGANGVVVINTKRGKAGNLKLNFKANSTLTQSARMPDYVDAGTYAQLANEARVVRGLTPVYTPTEVTLFKSGLDPDLYPNTNWRDVILKDYSRYSQYNLNASGGGTSARYYMSLGYMNKEGIFNQDKSANKYDVNTNYNKYNFRANIDIDLTKTTKLALNLDDAIVLQNAPAYSSDNSYLWTSQASITPVSIPLRYSNGQLAAFGSSGTSLSPYALLNYTGFKKTNSNTVNAKLSLQQDLQFITPGLTAKGLFSWTFYGTNTATHGKIGEAAYIANGRANDGSLITTRTVASSDAGYSQSSLITRQMYIEGQLNYNRVVNKDHTFTGLVHVYRQEDITSSVTAYELPYMSIIPLRYQALSGRVTYSYKDTYLFEANAGYSGSETFKPGDQYGFFPALSAGWIPTQYEWVKNNLRFIDYFKIRGSWGKVGNSQITNSNGLLVRFPYQTILTSGSNDWGTTLTESKVGTDGLKWQTSTKYDLGLDVKFLKEKFELTIDGFLTKAKDIYQQRVTIPNEVGVAQAPYLNVGSMDSWGADGNLNYLQPLGKNFTLNLRGNFTFARNKVTHWEQTGISYPYQSYTDVPYGVQRGLIALGLFKNQADIANSPIQTFTNNYQPGDIKYKDVNGDGVINNDDVVPLNYSNVPRVIYGFAASLTWKKWTFNIFFTGQNQVSYFLGGDGYYPFQGGTTGNVLSIVADQGNRWTPASYSGTTATENPNARFPRLTYGQNLNNNQASTFWQADASFLRLKNAEIDYRWETPFLKRYGISSATFSFVGDNLAVWDKVKLWDPEQASSNGAVYPLQRMYTLQMFLSF; translated from the coding sequence ATGAAAAAAATAGTATACCTGATTTTTATTTTTTTAGTCAGTTTTAATGCCAGCTTATTGGCTCAAAATAGCTCCAAAATCACCATAACGGGAACTGTAATGGATGAACAGGGAAAAGAGCTTCCGGGCGTAACAATTTTCCTAAAAGCCAATCCGAAAACGGGAACCACCTCGGATATGGACGGTAGGTTCCGTATAGCGAATATTGACAAAAACAGCACCATTGTATTTACAATGATTAGCTATGAACGGTATGAGCTTACCCCTGGAGCATCCAAAGAAAAAGTTAAAATTGTACTTAAAGAAAAAATAACAAGCTTTAATGAGGTGCAGGTAGTGAGCTTAGGTACTCAGCGTAAAATTACTACTACAGGCGCAGTAAGTACCATTAATGTAAAAGATCTGCAAGTTCCGGCAACATCTTTGAGTAACATGCTCGGTGGCCGCGTTCCGGGCATTGTTTCAGTAACACGCAGTGGTGAACCGGGCAACGATTTTTCGGAGTTTTGGATACGAGGGATCAGCACCTTTGGAGCGAGTTCATCAGCATTGATCCTGATTGACGGTGTAGAAGGAAATCTGAATAATGTGGATCCATCAGATATCGAGAGCTTCTCCGTTCTAAAAGATGCATCTGCTACGGCGGTGTACGGTATCCGCGGAGCGAACGGCGTTGTGGTGATCAACACAAAAAGAGGAAAAGCAGGTAATTTAAAGCTCAACTTTAAGGCAAACAGCACCCTCACACAATCTGCCAGGATGCCTGATTATGTAGATGCAGGCACTTATGCACAACTTGCCAATGAGGCCCGGGTAGTTAGGGGTTTAACGCCGGTATATACCCCCACAGAGGTTACGCTTTTCAAAAGTGGTTTAGATCCCGATTTGTATCCCAATACCAATTGGCGCGACGTGATCCTGAAAGATTACTCCAGATATAGCCAATATAATTTAAACGCTTCGGGCGGCGGCACCAGTGCACGTTACTATATGAGCCTGGGATACATGAACAAGGAGGGGATCTTCAACCAGGACAAGTCGGCCAACAAATATGATGTAAACACCAATTATAATAAATACAACTTTCGTGCAAACATTGATATCGATTTAACCAAAACAACCAAATTGGCCCTGAATCTGGATGATGCCATCGTGCTGCAAAATGCTCCTGCCTATAGCTCTGACAATAGCTATTTATGGACATCACAAGCATCCATTACCCCTGTGAGCATACCGTTAAGGTACTCAAACGGCCAACTTGCTGCGTTTGGCAGCTCGGGCACCTCGCTTTCGCCCTACGCCTTGCTAAATTACACAGGTTTCAAAAAAACAAATTCCAATACCGTGAACGCGAAGTTAAGCCTACAGCAAGACCTTCAGTTTATAACACCTGGTTTAACAGCGAAGGGTTTATTCTCATGGACGTTTTATGGAACCAACACGGCCACTCACGGCAAAATAGGCGAAGCGGCTTATATTGCTAACGGCAGGGCAAACGATGGAAGCTTAATCACTACCAGAACGGTGGCCAGTTCTGATGCAGGCTATTCACAAAGTTCATTAATTACCCGCCAAATGTATATTGAGGGGCAGTTAAACTATAACAGAGTAGTTAACAAAGATCACACTTTTACCGGCTTGGTGCACGTTTACAGGCAAGAGGATATCACCTCTTCTGTTACAGCCTACGAGCTTCCTTACATGAGCATCATTCCACTGCGTTACCAGGCGCTTTCAGGGAGGGTAACTTATTCTTATAAAGACACCTATCTGTTCGAGGCAAACGCAGGCTATTCCGGGTCTGAAACTTTTAAGCCGGGTGATCAATATGGCTTTTTCCCAGCGCTATCCGCGGGATGGATCCCAACGCAATACGAATGGGTAAAAAACAACCTGCGGTTTATTGATTATTTTAAAATCAGGGGTTCATGGGGAAAAGTTGGTAACTCCCAGATAACCAACTCTAACGGGCTGCTGGTAAGATTTCCATACCAAACCATCTTAACTTCGGGCAGCAACGATTGGGGTACAACCCTTACCGAAAGTAAAGTTGGTACTGATGGGCTGAAATGGCAAACTTCAACCAAATACGATTTAGGGCTCGATGTAAAATTCCTGAAGGAAAAATTCGAATTAACAATTGACGGATTCCTGACTAAGGCCAAGGATATCTATCAACAAAGGGTAACTATTCCGAATGAGGTTGGGGTAGCGCAAGCCCCGTATCTTAATGTTGGCTCAATGGACAGCTGGGGCGCCGACGGTAACTTAAACTACCTGCAACCGCTGGGGAAAAATTTTACTTTGAATTTAAGGGGTAATTTTACTTTTGCCAGAAACAAGGTTACGCACTGGGAGCAAACAGGCATAAGCTACCCTTATCAATCGTACACCGATGTACCATACGGTGTACAGCGCGGGCTTATCGCTTTGGGTTTATTTAAAAATCAGGCAGATATAGCCAACAGCCCCATACAAACCTTCACCAACAATTATCAGCCCGGAGATATCAAATACAAGGATGTTAATGGCGATGGCGTAATTAATAACGACGATGTTGTCCCGTTGAACTATTCAAACGTACCGCGTGTAATTTATGGTTTCGCTGCTTCGTTAACCTGGAAAAAATGGACGTTTAATATCTTCTTTACCGGCCAAAACCAAGTTAGCTATTTCCTTGGCGGAGACGGTTATTATCCTTTTCAAGGTGGAACTACAGGAAATGTGCTCAGCATCGTAGCCGATCAAGGTAACAGGTGGACACCTGCTTCTTACTCAGGCACAACAGCCACCGAAAACCCGAATGCCCGTTTTCCAAGGCTAACTTATGGACAGAACCTCAACAATAACCAGGCATCAACTTTCTGGCAGGCGGATGCTTCGTTCCTGAGGCTCAAAAATGCAGAAATAGACTACCGTTGGGAAACACCATTCCTGAAACGTTATGGAATCAGTTCGGCTACCTTCAGTTTTGTTGGCGACAACCTGGCCGTTTGGGATAAAGTTAAACTTTGGGATCCGGAACAGGCATCCAGTAACGGCGCCGTTTACCCACTGCAAAGAATGTACACTTTGCAAATGTTTCTATCATTTTAA
- a CDS encoding IPT/TIG domain-containing protein, with product MNNYLKKTGMAIRYGLLPVILISFIFACKKSGTTSKTKYDPNLPVLINSFTPDSGGIRTKIVIFGSNFGSDKSIIKVFFTDNEKDRAATIVGVNNEIIYCLVPKQNGGINNIKVIIGTSTTIAKKTFQYTVAQSVSNIVGVTGVAGSINGSLSDGRIQRTFGIAALGNDELISFETLSSSVRYISVTDNKISTLQTGFDGTQPALNAARTKMYSIGRAAPHKVYAYSKSNLWQPQILSAQIPAAAGLIFSAALDDTEQWLYFRDKNGVFGRLEIANPTNIQVLNPTCGTAGGTDYSYLCYSKTDDCFYLTVQSLNGVYKVSKDGKTVETYAGFNGLGQLDAAKNTASFNSIAGICTDSEGNIYVVDSNTNLVRKINRKSGYVSTIAGIAGVFGGANGVPRLSSFNYPYCIQTDNNDNIFIGESWGCTIRKLAIE from the coding sequence ATGAACAATTATTTAAAAAAAACAGGGATGGCTATAAGGTATGGCCTACTACCAGTTATTTTGATCTCGTTTATTTTCGCCTGTAAAAAAAGCGGAACAACGAGCAAAACTAAATACGATCCCAATTTACCTGTTCTGATCAATTCGTTTACGCCTGATTCGGGCGGCATCCGGACAAAAATTGTGATTTTCGGCTCCAACTTCGGCTCAGACAAATCTATCATCAAAGTTTTTTTTACCGACAATGAAAAAGACAGAGCCGCCACAATTGTCGGGGTAAACAATGAAATTATTTATTGCCTGGTACCTAAGCAAAACGGCGGAATCAATAATATTAAAGTAATTATTGGTACGAGTACAACTATTGCAAAAAAAACTTTCCAATACACAGTAGCGCAGAGTGTTTCTAATATAGTAGGTGTAACGGGTGTGGCCGGATCAATCAATGGCTCCCTTTCTGATGGCCGGATACAGCGAACATTTGGAATTGCTGCGCTGGGCAATGATGAATTAATCAGTTTTGAGACCCTCTCGAGCAGTGTGCGCTACATTTCTGTAACAGACAATAAGATCAGCACGTTACAAACAGGATTTGACGGTACACAACCTGCTCTTAACGCGGCCCGTACCAAAATGTACTCAATCGGCAGGGCCGCACCACATAAAGTTTATGCTTATAGCAAAAGCAACCTTTGGCAGCCCCAAATTCTATCAGCGCAGATTCCCGCAGCAGCAGGGTTAATTTTTTCGGCTGCTTTAGACGATACCGAACAGTGGTTGTATTTCAGAGATAAGAATGGAGTTTTTGGAAGGCTTGAAATTGCCAATCCAACAAATATCCAGGTGCTGAACCCTACCTGCGGTACCGCTGGCGGAACAGATTACTCCTACCTATGCTACAGCAAAACAGACGATTGCTTTTATCTTACAGTACAAAGTCTGAATGGGGTTTATAAGGTGAGCAAAGACGGTAAAACCGTAGAAACGTACGCCGGCTTTAACGGTTTGGGTCAGTTGGATGCAGCGAAAAACACAGCATCGTTTAATTCGATAGCCGGAATCTGCACGGATAGCGAGGGGAATATTTATGTGGTCGATTCAAACACTAATCTCGTCAGAAAAATAAACAGAAAATCTGGCTATGTATCTACTATAGCGGGTATTGCGGGTGTTTTCGGGGGCGCAAACGGTGTACCCAGGTTGTCGTCTTTCAATTATCCATACTGCATCCAGACAGACAATAACGATAACATCTTTATTGGAGAAAGTTGGGGATGTACCATCCGCAAGCTTGCAATTGAATAG
- the queD gene encoding 6-carboxytetrahydropterin synthase QueD, whose translation MILYKQFTFDSAHFLSRVPDGHKCKAIHGHTYHLTVYAEGDVKEQEGWVFDFGDMTSVVKPIIETLDHAMLNNIEGLENPTAELLAVWLWKKIKPELPALSKIELKETPTSGVIYEGD comes from the coding sequence ATGATCCTCTACAAACAGTTTACTTTCGATTCCGCTCATTTTTTATCGCGTGTACCTGATGGGCATAAATGCAAAGCCATTCACGGCCATACTTATCACCTCACGGTTTACGCCGAAGGTGATGTTAAGGAACAAGAGGGCTGGGTATTTGATTTTGGTGATATGACGAGTGTGGTTAAACCAATTATTGAAACCCTTGATCATGCCATGTTGAATAATATAGAGGGCTTAGAAAATCCTACTGCCGAATTATTGGCTGTATGGCTGTGGAAAAAAATCAAACCTGAACTCCCCGCTTTAAGTAAAATAGAGTTGAAGGAAACACCTACATCAGGAGTGATTTATGAGGGTGATTGA
- a CDS encoding ATP-dependent helicase — MQSAHQKYNAKFQEALNNLNPQQLAAVNKMDGPVLVIAGPGTGKTQILAARIGKILTETDALPHEILCLTYTDAGAVAMRKRLFDFIGPDAYRVNIYTFHAFCNEVIQENLDYFGKMNLEPLSDLDAALLFRELVDDLPNDHVLKRFTGDVYYDVPRLKSLFSTMKREGWGVAMIQKAVEEYLTDIPFRDEFVYKRANAKAGIKIGDPKQKDIDAATEKMKSLLAAVSEYQNYDAKMKRDGKYDYDDMIIWVLKAFREDEEILRRYQERYQYILVDEFQDTSGSQNELLKFMLAYWETPNVFVVGDDDQSIFKFQGANMKNILDFANDYVATLNTVVLKHNYRSNQHILDISRVLIDNNNERLTKQLSLDKNLQAAHPRFKDLVVEPTIQEYANPDQEVVDVAMQIEKLVSKGTEPGEIAVIYRNHSQVDELVHFLDQKNIAVSTKRKINIIEEPFGEKIINILRYLAMELDSPYSGDELLFEIMHYDFFNIPPIEIAKASIKVSEDNFGTYKSGLSKTSLRRHIAEMRTPTQTGLFDPVPNLEMKYLVSNVDYLLKAAVSLTLQQFFQQMIAKTGILKYIMQQPNKGWYMQILTSIFNFLKDESRKKPDISAADFVALIDLMKKNKISLELNQVIFTENGVNFMTAHGSKGLEFEHVFLIGCSKKIWDGKGRNMGFSYPDTLTQAPADDIAQKEESRRLFYVALTRARQCLMISYAGKDKNGKDQEASQFIGEILAETHLQVKHPQVGEDAMLDFYSTQFSEADKPKVELIDKNYINQLLQGYTLSVTHLSNYLDCPLRFYFQNLIRVPSGKSPAATFGQAVHWALNKAFRNLKDNNDEFPLTQEFMDHYRWYMRRNRDSFTKEDYKLRLEYGERILPVYYEQNIEVWNKNAITEKAIKNVEIEGIPIKGNLDKIEFNGKQVNVVDYKTGKFKNARSKFDRPNGGDPNGGDYWRQAVFYKILIDHDLTNDWDVISTQFEFVEPISEGEYHKEKVVITPQDVQQVGEQIKTVYQKILNHEFSVGCGKKECDWCHFVRSNFEQVGDVMQEEEAS; from the coding sequence ATGCAATCTGCACATCAAAAATACAACGCCAAATTTCAGGAGGCGCTCAATAATCTTAATCCGCAACAACTGGCCGCCGTAAATAAAATGGATGGGCCTGTGCTGGTAATTGCCGGCCCCGGAACCGGTAAAACGCAAATATTGGCCGCACGGATAGGTAAAATACTAACCGAAACCGATGCCCTCCCGCACGAAATTTTGTGCCTCACTTATACCGATGCTGGTGCCGTAGCCATGCGCAAGCGCTTATTCGATTTTATTGGCCCTGATGCCTACCGGGTAAATATTTATACCTTCCATGCATTTTGTAACGAAGTGATACAGGAAAACCTGGATTATTTTGGCAAGATGAACCTGGAGCCCCTGTCGGATCTGGATGCTGCCTTGCTTTTTCGCGAGCTGGTGGATGATTTGCCGAACGACCATGTATTGAAGCGTTTTACAGGCGACGTATACTACGATGTGCCACGGCTGAAGAGTTTGTTTTCAACCATGAAGCGTGAGGGCTGGGGCGTGGCAATGATACAGAAGGCTGTAGAAGAATATCTGACCGATATCCCTTTTCGCGATGAGTTTGTATACAAACGTGCCAATGCCAAAGCCGGTATTAAAATTGGCGACCCCAAGCAAAAGGATATTGACGCCGCTACCGAGAAGATGAAGAGTTTACTGGCAGCCGTAAGCGAATATCAAAATTACGATGCCAAGATGAAGCGCGACGGCAAGTATGATTATGATGACATGATTATCTGGGTATTGAAAGCTTTTAGGGAGGATGAGGAAATTTTGCGCCGGTACCAGGAACGTTATCAATACATCCTGGTTGATGAGTTTCAGGATACCAGCGGTTCGCAAAACGAGCTGTTAAAGTTTATGCTGGCGTATTGGGAAACACCTAACGTGTTTGTAGTTGGCGACGACGATCAATCGATATTTAAATTTCAGGGAGCCAACATGAAAAACATATTGGATTTTGCCAATGATTACGTAGCCACGCTTAATACCGTTGTTTTAAAGCATAACTACCGTTCTAACCAACATATTCTTGATATTTCAAGAGTGCTGATCGATAATAACAACGAGCGGCTAACCAAGCAGTTATCACTTGATAAAAACCTGCAGGCCGCACATCCCAGGTTTAAGGATCTGGTAGTTGAGCCAACTATCCAGGAGTATGCCAATCCCGATCAGGAAGTGGTAGATGTGGCTATGCAGATTGAAAAGCTGGTTAGCAAGGGCACAGAGCCTGGCGAAATAGCAGTAATTTACCGCAACCATAGCCAGGTAGATGAGCTGGTGCACTTTCTGGACCAAAAAAATATCGCGGTAAGCACCAAACGGAAAATTAATATCATTGAGGAGCCCTTCGGCGAAAAGATCATCAACATTTTGCGGTACCTGGCCATGGAGCTCGATTCGCCTTATAGCGGCGATGAGTTACTTTTCGAGATTATGCACTATGATTTTTTCAATATACCGCCCATTGAAATTGCCAAAGCAAGCATCAAGGTGTCTGAAGATAATTTCGGCACCTATAAAAGCGGCTTATCAAAAACATCCTTGCGCAGGCACATTGCCGAAATGCGCACACCTACGCAAACCGGTTTATTTGACCCGGTGCCCAACCTGGAAATGAAGTACCTGGTAAGCAATGTAGATTACTTGCTTAAAGCCGCTGTAAGCTTAACGCTGCAACAGTTCTTTCAGCAAATGATAGCCAAAACGGGCATCCTCAAATACATTATGCAGCAACCCAACAAAGGTTGGTATATGCAGATTCTCACCAGCATCTTCAACTTTTTGAAAGATGAGAGCCGCAAAAAACCGGATATCAGCGCTGCCGATTTTGTAGCCCTTATCGACCTGATGAAGAAAAATAAAATCAGCCTGGAATTGAACCAGGTAATCTTCACCGAAAACGGTGTTAACTTTATGACAGCCCACGGCTCTAAGGGATTAGAGTTTGAGCACGTTTTTTTAATTGGCTGCAGTAAAAAAATATGGGATGGCAAGGGCCGTAACATGGGCTTTAGCTATCCGGATACTTTAACGCAGGCCCCTGCAGATGATATCGCCCAAAAGGAAGAATCGCGAAGATTGTTTTATGTGGCGCTTACCCGTGCAAGGCAATGCCTGATGATATCGTACGCAGGTAAGGATAAAAACGGTAAAGACCAGGAAGCATCGCAATTTATAGGCGAAATATTAGCCGAAACGCATTTACAGGTAAAACACCCCCAGGTGGGCGAAGATGCTATGCTGGATTTTTATTCAACCCAGTTCAGCGAAGCCGATAAGCCTAAGGTAGAACTGATAGATAAAAACTATATTAACCAGTTGCTACAGGGTTATACTTTATCGGTAACGCACTTGAGCAATTACCTGGACTGCCCGCTAAGGTTTTATTTCCAGAACCTGATCCGGGTTCCATCGGGCAAAAGTCCGGCAGCTACCTTTGGGCAGGCGGTACACTGGGCTCTGAATAAGGCTTTCAGAAATCTGAAAGACAATAACGACGAATTCCCGCTAACTCAGGAATTTATGGACCACTACCGCTGGTATATGCGCCGCAACCGCGACTCGTTCACCAAAGAAGACTATAAGCTGAGGTTGGAATATGGAGAGCGCATATTACCTGTATATTACGAACAAAATATTGAGGTATGGAATAAAAACGCCATTACCGAAAAGGCTATAAAAAACGTGGAGATTGAAGGCATCCCGATTAAGGGTAACCTGGATAAGATTGAGTTTAACGGCAAGCAGGTAAACGTGGTAGATTATAAAACCGGCAAGTTTAAAAATGCCCGGTCGAAGTTTGACCGCCCTAACGGTGGTGACCCTAACGGCGGCGATTACTGGCGTCAGGCAGTTTTTTATAAGATATTGATAGACCATGACCTCACCAACGATTGGGACGTAATAAGTACCCAATTTGAATTTGTAGAACCCATTAGCGAAGGCGAATATCATAAAGAAAAGGTTGTGATAACGCCACAGGATGTACAACAGGTAGGGGAACAAATTAAAACAGTTTACCAGAAAATTTTAAACCATGAGTTTAGCGTAGGTTGCGGCAAAAAGGAATGCGACTGGTGCCATTTTGTAAGAAGTAATTTTGAACAGGTAGGCGATGTGATGCAGGAGGAGGAGGCATCTTAA
- a CDS encoding alpha-L-arabinofuranosidase C-terminal domain-containing protein, producing the protein MKTKLALLVLLLSTNFLKAQTPKLTLDLSKPGADVSLKLFGLMTEEINHSYDGGLYAELIRNRIFKDNPKAPNNWSVLEQAGGKGNIQLDTKNPVNNALTVCLKLVVEKSEGQTGVVNEGYWGIPVKPQTSYKASFYAKGTDAAIGPLSVSIESNDGATNYATAQVVLSKGGWKKYSVTLTTASDVKPTTQARFVISTSRAGTYWFNLVSLFPPTFNNRPNGNRQDIMQLMADMKPAFLRLPGGNYLEGDLFSTRFPWKATLGPIDQRAGHPGCWGYRSSDGMGLLEYLEWCEDLKIEPVLAVFAGYVLKGDYLPAGPFLKPFVDEALEEIEYVSGDVNTKWGAVRAKDGHPKPFKLNYIEIGNEDGFDASGSYDGRFAQFYDAIKAKYPKLQLISTIGGRDGLGKRFKIKTRRPDVIDEHYYRSAWEMEEDAAHYDDYDRKGPKIFVGEWATREGSPTPNMNAALGDAAWMTGMERNADHVIMSCYAPLFVNVNPGGMQWSSDLIGYNAISSYGSPSYYAEVLFGNNIGNKTVPVSGENIPTQTRNANKKDSIAGTMPKPIPALFYVASKDTKTGTLYIKVVNTSGKAEDITIDLKGISKVSADGVQITLKGSSPGDTNTITEPDKIVPHTSKITGLGKTFTKNFDAYSINVIKLQVL; encoded by the coding sequence ATGAAAACAAAACTTGCACTACTGGTGCTATTGCTAAGCACCAATTTTTTAAAAGCGCAAACGCCCAAGCTTACCCTCGATTTAAGCAAGCCGGGTGCAGATGTGAGTCTGAAACTGTTTGGGCTTATGACAGAAGAAATCAACCACTCCTACGATGGTGGCTTGTATGCAGAACTCATCAGGAACCGGATTTTTAAAGATAACCCCAAAGCCCCGAATAACTGGAGTGTTTTGGAGCAGGCGGGCGGAAAAGGTAATATCCAGTTAGATACTAAAAACCCAGTTAACAATGCGCTTACGGTTTGCTTAAAGTTAGTGGTTGAAAAAAGCGAAGGCCAAACAGGCGTAGTTAACGAAGGCTACTGGGGAATACCTGTAAAACCGCAAACAAGCTATAAAGCCTCGTTCTACGCTAAAGGGACGGATGCGGCAATTGGCCCGCTAAGTGTTAGCATTGAAAGCAATGATGGCGCTACCAACTACGCCACAGCACAGGTAGTACTAAGCAAAGGCGGTTGGAAAAAGTATTCGGTGACGCTTACTACTGCCAGTGATGTTAAACCTACAACACAGGCACGTTTTGTAATATCAACCAGCCGTGCGGGCACTTATTGGTTTAACCTGGTTTCTTTATTCCCACCAACATTTAACAACAGGCCTAACGGCAACCGCCAGGATATTATGCAGCTGATGGCTGATATGAAACCTGCTTTTTTGCGTTTGCCTGGAGGTAATTACCTGGAGGGAGATCTGTTTTCAACCCGTTTCCCCTGGAAAGCCACTTTGGGGCCGATAGACCAACGCGCAGGCCACCCCGGCTGCTGGGGTTATCGCTCGTCGGACGGGATGGGTTTATTGGAATATTTGGAATGGTGCGAGGATTTAAAGATTGAACCCGTTTTGGCCGTGTTTGCCGGATACGTTTTAAAAGGTGATTACCTGCCAGCCGGGCCTTTTTTAAAACCTTTTGTTGATGAGGCTTTAGAAGAAATTGAATATGTAAGTGGCGATGTTAATACCAAATGGGGAGCGGTAAGGGCCAAAGACGGGCACCCCAAACCTTTTAAACTAAACTATATTGAAATTGGTAACGAAGATGGTTTTGATGCATCCGGAAGTTATGATGGCCGCTTTGCCCAGTTTTACGATGCTATTAAAGCCAAATATCCTAAACTACAACTGATATCAACCATCGGTGGCCGCGATGGGCTGGGTAAAAGGTTTAAAATTAAAACCCGCCGCCCCGACGTGATTGATGAACATTATTACCGCTCGGCCTGGGAGATGGAAGAAGATGCAGCCCATTACGATGATTACGACCGTAAAGGCCCCAAGATATTTGTGGGCGAATGGGCCACACGCGAAGGCTCGCCAACACCTAATATGAATGCCGCCCTGGGCGACGCCGCCTGGATGACGGGGATGGAACGTAATGCCGACCATGTAATTATGTCGTGCTATGCACCGCTTTTTGTAAACGTTAACCCGGGAGGTATGCAATGGAGTTCTGACTTGATCGGTTACAACGCTATATCGAGCTATGGCTCGCCATCTTATTACGCCGAAGTTCTTTTCGGTAACAACATTGGCAATAAAACGGTGCCTGTAAGCGGCGAAAATATCCCCACCCAAACACGCAACGCTAACAAAAAGGACAGTATAGCCGGTACAATGCCTAAGCCTATCCCTGCTTTGTTTTATGTAGCGAGTAAAGATACCAAAACCGGAACGCTTTATATTAAGGTAGTGAATACGTCCGGCAAGGCGGAGGATATCACAATTGATTTAAAAGGCATTAGTAAAGTATCTGCTGATGGTGTACAGATCACTTTAAAGGGTAGCAGCCCCGGCGATACCAATACCATAACAGAACCGGATAAAATTGTGCCGCACACATCTAAAATAACCGGGCTGGGTAAAACCTTCACTAAAAATTTTGATGCGTATTCTATTAATGTAATTAAGCTGCAAGTGCTATAA